ATGCCAGCGGGTCCAGAAATCCAGCAGGCAATCGGCCCGGAACGGGTGGTCGAAATTTTCTGGCACCCGCAGACCGGCCAGCCGGCCGATGCCGATCACGACATCCATATAGGCCGAGAAGTTCAGATAAAGCCGGATCGGGAAGATCGTCGCCGCCATGATGTGGAAGCTCACCGCCGCGACGCCCGGCCCCTCGGGGCCGAGCAGCCGGGCCGCGAGGGCCCCCAGGTCGACGCCCGCAACCACCGGCGCCGTCGCCTGCAGCACCAGCCAGTCGTGCAGAGCGTCGCAGAGCGGCAGGGCGATCAGGATCTTCACATAGCCCAGGAGGATCCGGCCCAGCGCCGCCAGCCGCACCGCCTCCCCTGCCGGCTGCCGGTCTGCCATGGCCGCCAGATGATCCGGCCAGCGCTGCAGGGGCCCCGACAGAAAGGTGAGGAAATTCAGCGTGAAGAGCAGATAGCGCCCCGCTGTCACCGGCGGTGTGCCGCCGGGATCCGAGGCGCTATCGACCAGCAGATGCACCATGCGCGCCAGCACATAGGCAAGCCCCAGAACGCCCGCCGCCCCGGCCAGATCCACCGGCAGCGGCAAGAGGCCCGCGGTCTTCACCAGGGCGAATTCGGCCAGGATGACGACGAGCCCCGGCCCCGCCGCCCGCCAACCCTGCCGGCGGGCCAGATATGTGGCGACGAAGCCCGTGGCCACGAAACCGCCGAGCAGGGCGATCTGCGCCGGGCCGAGGCACAGCGCCAGAAAGGCGAGGCTGAAGCCGCCCAGCACCAGCCGGAACCGGGCTTCGGGCATCGGCCGTGCGGTCAACGCGATGAAGGCGACGGCAAGCGCCAGGAAGGACGGTTCCAGAAAGATCATGCCATCGCCTTGTTCGCGGTTACCCGCGCATGGCGCCGGTCGTCGCCGGACGACGGGCGCATCCTTGCCGGGTCATGGGGTGACCACTATCATGCCACCCCTGACCGGTCCATATGGGAGATGCCCAGCACCATGTCGCGCCTTGCCCGCATTGCGGAGATCCTGCAGGAGATCCTCGACCTCCCCGACCTGGTGGTGACCCCGGAGCTGTCGGCCGCCGATGTCGAGGACTGGGACAGCCTGAACCACATCCGCTTCATCGTGGCGGTGGAGGCCGAATACGGCGTGAAGTTCACCACCCGCGAGATCGCCGGCATGCGCCATATCGGCGATCTTCTGGCCATTCTGGACGCGCGGGCGGGCGGTTGACGGCAGGGGCGCAGCCCGGGTGGCGCGATCAGCCGGGCGCGCGGGCGATGATGACTGCCGAGATGGTGGCCGCGATCTTTCGTGCCCGGTCGAGCGTCAGGCCGGTCGAGGGCAGGAAGGCCGTGTGTTCGATGTCGAAGCCGGCGGCGCGGGTCATGTCCACCACGGCTTCCGGGGTCTCGAACAGGAAGATGTGATCGGGGGCCGGGCTGTTGACCGGCACGTTCAGGAACAGCCGCGCCCCCGGTGCCGCCAGCCGGCGGAAGGTTTCCAGCGCCAGATCGGGCCGTTCCAGATGTTCCAGCACCTCGCTCGCCACCAGGCTGTCGAAGTTTGCACCCGAAATGGCATGCCCGTCGGCCACATCCACCGCGCGCAGATCCGCGACCCGGCCGATGCCGAGGCGTGCCAGGGCATCGGCCGTGCGGCCGAGGCTGGTGGCGCTTACGTCCCAGCCCGCCGCCGCGGCACAGGCCGGGTCGGCCAGCGCCAGGGCCAGCAGCAGCCCGTGGCCGGGGCCGATTTCCAGATGGCGATAGCCGGGCCGG
This region of Tistrella mobilis genomic DNA includes:
- a CDS encoding acyl carrier protein, producing MSRLARIAEILQEILDLPDLVVTPELSAADVEDWDSLNHIRFIVAVEAEYGVKFTTREIAGMRHIGDLLAILDARAGG
- a CDS encoding class I SAM-dependent methyltransferase, with the protein product MILPDLPAAAPVLARIVAAVLDRWPEHRGYLDRRFRDETPEGLASAETLAGLVAAIAGDDLGRVIDGYRHMCGMINDEEIHFRRTGRYRLSSFAEVEAAIYADPACMAPYLDGILLSQLLWRNHADAIGLYRRRFLGGNRPGYRHLEIGPGHGLLLALALADPACAAAAGWDVSATSLGRTADALARLGIGRVADLRAVDVADGHAISGANFDSLVASEVLEHLERPDLALETFRRLAAPGARLFLNVPVNSPAPDHIFLFETPEAVVDMTRAAGFDIEHTAFLPSTGLTLDRARKIAATISAVIIARAPG
- a CDS encoding MBOAT family O-acyltransferase → MIFLEPSFLALAVAFIALTARPMPEARFRLVLGGFSLAFLALCLGPAQIALLGGFVATGFVATYLARRQGWRAAGPGLVVILAEFALVKTAGLLPLPVDLAGAAGVLGLAYVLARMVHLLVDSASDPGGTPPVTAGRYLLFTLNFLTFLSGPLQRWPDHLAAMADRQPAGEAVRLAALGRILLGYVKILIALPLCDALHDWLVLQATAPVVAGVDLGALAARLLGPEGPGVAAVSFHIMAATIFPIRLYLNFSAYMDVVIGIGRLAGLRVPENFDHPFRADCLLDFWTRWHITMSRWYQDYVFTPLVTALHRRWPSPRAMELQAMAGTFVTFLVVGLWHDVSLRFLAIGLLIGLGMIWNRGWRWGLRAAIGTGGWRRLKARGWYRAVSAVSAYLFLSGFVAAFTWLYGGAPMPDIAPGPLAVLALLPAALWVLVGGLVWRAGSAWADGRFVPRRVSPRACFGFAVAICALAMVAALKSEPIPEFIYAGF